In Bacteroidales bacterium, the DNA window TCAGGTTTCGAAAACCTGACAGGTTTATTAGGCTGGGATCACCTCACCAAGGTCACCATCCCCGTCTTCTTCCTCACTTCCCCTGCCTGATTGCTGTAACTGATGATATAGGTATAAACTCCCATCGGAGCAGGTTTCCCATCAATAATACCATTCCATCCATTGCCCAAATCCTTTGTTGCAAAAACCTGCCTGCCCCATCGGTCATAGATGTACATGCTGAAGGATTGTACCTTTTCGGGCAGGGTAACCGGACGAAAAGCATCATTCTTCCCATCCCCATCCGGAGTGAAGGCATTGGGCATGGTAAAGGGTGCAAAGGAATAGAGCATCATCAGGGAATCGGAGGAGGTGCAGCCCTCTTCTGTCTGCATAACAACCCTGTACCATCCTTCGGAAGTCACCAGGATTGAGGATGTGCTGTCTCCTGTATTCCAGCGGTAGGAGGCATATCCCGGAAGTGCTTCCAATCGGGTTATTTCATCAAACCAAAGGGTATCTTTATCTGCAGGAAAGCCTGAAACCGGCAGGGAGATGATGTTCACCTCCAAAGAAGATGAACTCTGGCAGTGGTTGGTATCACTTACGGTTAAGGTCCAGTTGCCGGCTTGTGCAGACTGTATTTCATCAAGGTAAAACAAGGGGTCAGTTCCGCCGGTTCCGTCAGGGCCTGTCCACTGGTAGCTGATGGTTCCGTTGCCTGTTCCCTGCTGGTAATGGGAGAGTAGTAACAAATCACTTCCCTCACAAACCGGTCCGGGATCGGTGATGGTGGCCTGGGGGATGCTGTAAACCCTGACCTGTCCCTGTTTAAACTCGGGTGCGATGATGTTCCCCAAACTATCGAGGAAGATGCAGATTCCGGGGAAATATCCCATTGAAGTGAATCCTGCCTGTTAGCACGGAAGCGAAGGTCAATTCCACCAAGGTTGAGCCATCGGCAGGTTCACCCGGATTTTGCCGTTCCAGGTCAGCGATATTTCTCCCATGGTAGGGAACAAATCGACCACCAGGCTGTCTGTCAGTGCAGGGTAGGGTATTGAGGTAGTTCTGGCAGGTGACCAAGTTATGGTCGTACGAGAGTCGCGCCTGAAGGAATGTACATGGCTGAAGTTGTTGGCCAGCAACGGTAACACGCCACATTGCCCAGGCAGGCAGAACCATCCCCGGCAATGGCCTGAAGGCGGACCATGGTTAAGTTGTTGACAGTAACTGTGAATACAGTATCGCAGCCAAACGGATCGGTAACTGAACAAGTATAGTTTCCGGCAGAAAGCTGTCCAAAATACCCGTTATTGATTTGT includes these proteins:
- a CDS encoding gliding motility-associated C-terminal domain-containing protein, which gives rise to MGYFPGICIFLDSLGNIIAPEFKQGQVRVYSIPQATITDPGPVCEGSDLLLLSHYQQGTGNGTISYQWTGPDGTGGTDPLFYLDEIQSAQAGNWTLTVSDTNHCQSSSSLEVNIISLPVSGFPADKDTLWFDEITRLEALPGYASYRWNTGDSTSSILVTSEGWYRVVMQTEEGCTSSDSLMMLYSFAPFTMPNAFTPDGDGKNDAFRPVTLPEKVQSFSMYIYDRWGRQVFATKDLGNGWNGIIDGKPAPMGVYTYIISYSNQAGEVRKKTGMVTLVR